Proteins found in one Fusarium oxysporum Fo47 chromosome V, complete sequence genomic segment:
- a CDS encoding class I glutamine amidotransferase-like protein produces the protein MSKQDDKTPVRDTAEDDAYFPSPFSLTQYVTAKTDFDGADYPNKYTGGKWKILMIGTQERYLKMADGKFFSTGNHPVEMLLPMYHLDAAGFDIDVATLSGDPVKLEMWAFPKEDEAVKSIYDKYKQKLRSPLNLSEAWNGKDGKGFNQDTPYLAVFIPGGHGALNGIPFSKTVGDVLRWAHANDRFFITLCHGPASILAADVGKPEGSKFIYEGYSIDVFPDSLDQGANIDIGYIPGKMEWLVGERLKKLGVTPINKTISGECHRDRLLLTGDSPLASNNLGKLAAKTLLEEVNK, from the coding sequence ATGTCCAAACAAGACGATAAGACTCCCGTCCGTGACACAGCGGAAGATGACGCCTACTTCCCCTCACCCTTCTCCCTCACCCAATATGTTACCGCCAAGACAGACTTTGACGGCGCCGACTATCCAAACAAGTACACCGGCGGCAAGTGGAAGATTCTCATGATCGGCACCCAGGAGCGCTATCTCAAGATGGCAGACGGCAAGTTCTTTTCCACTGGTAACCACCCAGTCGAGATGCTTCTGCCTATGTATCATCTTGATGCTGCTGGCTTCGACATCGATGTGGCTACTCTCTCGGGAGATCCAGTCAAGCTTGAGATGTGGGCTTTTCCtaaggaggatgaggctgtGAAGTCAATTTACGACAAGTACAAGCAGAAGCTTCGTAGCCCGCTTAACTTGTCTGAGGCCTGGAATGGTAAAGACGGCAAGGGGTTTAATCAAGATACTCCTTACCTGGCAGTCTTTATTCCCGGTGGTCACGGCGCTCTCAACGGCATACCTTTTAGCAAGACAGTCGGTGACGTACTCCGCTGGGCTCACGCCAACGATCGCTTTTTTATCACGCTTTGCCACGGGCCTGCTAGTATTCTCGCTGCGGACGTTGGCAAGCCTGAGGGCTCCAAGTTTATTTATGAGGGCTACAGCATCGATGTCTTCCCCGACTCGCTGGACCAGGGTGCTAACATCGACATTGGCTATATCCCTGGCAAGATGGAATGGCTGGTTGGTGAGCGACTGAAGAAGCTCGGGGTCACGCCAATCAACAAGACTATTTCTGGTGAATGTCATAGGGACCGTCTGCTGTTAACGGGCGATTCGCCGCTAGCTTCGAATAACTTGGGCAAGCTGGCCGCCAAGACGCTGCTGGAGGAGGTCAACAAATAG
- a CDS encoding NADP-dependent alcohol dehydrogenase, translated as MTTDYKFEGWMGEDERSAEGNMVWQEYEPKKWEETDVDIRITHCGICGSDIHVLRSGWRQAPYPVVVGHEIVGVAVRVGSQAEGGIKVGDIVGVGAQSDACLNRKLGDDNKERPGCNECASGDENYCARMAPTYGSKFLSTGDKTQGGYARYHRCPSHFVFRIPEGVAPEHAAPLLCGGVTVYSPLKQFGAGPGKKVGIVGVGGLGHFAVLFARALGADEVVGISRRESKRQEAMDLGCTDYIATADEEGWETKNSRRLDLIISTVSSPKMPLADYIGLLRLDGTLVQVGLPEGQLPFRPGSLTGARRRLAGSSIGSPAEIKEMLQLVADKKVKPWVETRPMSEANQAIVDFEAGKPRFRYVLVN; from the exons ATGACTACTGATTACAAGTTTGAAGGATGGATGGGCGAGGATGAACGATCAGCGGAGGGGAATATGGTTTGGCAAGAGTACGAGCCGAAGAAGTGGGAGGAGACTGACGTTGATATCCGCATCACCCACTGTGGTATTTGCGGCTCTGACATCCACGTCCTCCGTTCTGGCTGG CGTCAAGCTCCATACCCGGTCGTTGTAGGCCACGAGATCGTCGGCGTCGCTGTTCGGGTTGGCAGCCAAGCTGAAGGCGGCATCAAAGTCGGCGACATCGTCGGTGTCGGTGCTCAATCCGACGCTTGCCTCAATCGCAAGTTGGGCGATGACAACAAGGAGCGCCCTGGCTGCAATGAGTGCGCCTCAGGAGACGAGAATTACTGCGCCCGCATGGCCCCAACGTACGGCTCAAAGTTCCTATCCACAGGTGATAAGACACAGGGTGGATATGCTCGTTATCACCGTTGTCCTTCGCACTTTGTCTTCCGCATCCCCGAGGGTGTTGCACCAGAGCACGCAGCGCCGCTTCTTTGTGGTGGCGTAACTGTCTATTCCCCTCTTAAGCAATTTGGTGCCGGGCCTGGTAAGAAGGTCGGTATCGTCGGCGTTGGAGGTTTAGGTCACTTTGCTGTCCTCTTTGCTCGTGCGCTTGGGGCCGATGAGGTTGTAGGTATCTCCCGTAGAGAGAGCAAGAGGCAGGAAGCCATGGATCTTGGATGCACAGATTATATCGCAACGGCGGATGAGGAGGGATGGGAAACGAAGAATTCTCGGAGGCTTgacctcatcatctccactGTCTCGTCTCCCAAG ATGCCTCTCGCTGATTATATCGGCCTCCTACGGCTAGACGGCACTCTCGTCCAAGTCGGGCTTCCTGAAGGCCAACTCCCATTCCGACCTGGCAGCCTCACCGGCGCACGCCGTAGACTCGCTGGCTCAAGCATTGGATCGCcagctgagatcaaggagatgcTGCAGCTTGTCGCAGATAAGAAGGTCAAACCTTGGGTTGAAACGCGTCCTATGTCTGAAGCAAATCAGGCCATTGTTGATTTTGAGGCTGGCAAGCCGCGATTTCGCTATGTTTTAGTTAACTAG
- a CDS encoding fungal-specific transcription factor domain-containing protein, producing MSASLRKRQKVSSACERCRKRKLGCDSERPCVHCIRAGAQCIPRDLASGDITVSSSDQTNYRSRYVGASGSPILPESSIVDLSTLMIRGNGSNQDLRHDTSSLPGGTKLPNANTTLSAKHWRNVVGVELPADHIVEHLVDSFFCSVNWFMMVFHEETFRRRYTEMLQQTQIKYQDTTFYWTWLLVVALGAHYAALKDPDNQMSPQYRQLSRDLITVIETKFLQIVGCQTVETVQICILLGSFIFYTRPTTGLGICGMGVKIAQVIGLHRESFWKEASQLAREVKRRTWWTLEVFDKYAAVAFGRPCIIDDSDCQVEMISDIDIDGQTHVPARPLILYHQHKFRLYRIMGAFLGRKRQSNRFESIETIHHRMLQWRHELPDVLTLSGQAQSMDPSVVKPTEIHALSLQLTYDNLQIILHRTAVFSNIDDISMSPKNITSLQQIFTSAMDTSELSQHPQILDACRRTHADAHVGMTMFTAGVVLCAVCLSQPLTEMGSRAKTGVMHITRMCRETTAGLYSGQLISEQSLGIIDSLVEVMLRQETDLITGRTSYPGLHTAPTNRGTVSSNRSSSAASRTIALTPSTTITGPSESRVERGLEPIQEVFRQHIPTPTTARNILPQTAVSSNHESDGDQGNVGTFNWDGDMSALVDSGLVDATQLWLWADSLDFDSFNEQPEKQLQ from the exons ATGTCTGCATCTCTAAGGAAGCGACAAAAAGTCTCTTCGGCTTGCGAACGCTGTCGAAAGCGCAAGCTCGGG TGCGATTCAGAGAGACCTTGCGTACACTGTATCCGCGCAGGTGCTCAGTGTATACCTCGCGACCTGGCATCAGGGGACATCACGGTATCCTCATCTGACCAGACTAATTACAGGAGCAGATATGTTGGGGCTTCAGGCTCACCTATACTCCCGGAGTCTAGTATCGTTGACCTAAGTACTCTC ATGATACGCGGGAATGGCTCAAACCAGGACTTGCGCCATGATACCTCTTCACTGCCCGGCGGAACGAAGCTCCCCAATGCCAACACCACGCTCTCTGCCAAGCATTGGCGTAACGTAGTAGGCGTGGAACTACCTGCGGACCATATCGTGGAACACTTGGTcgacagcttcttctgttcCGTGAACTGGTTCATGATGGTATTCCACGAAGAGACCTTTCGCCGTAGATACACCGAGATGTTGCAACAAACTCAGATCAAATACCAAGATACAACATTCTATTGGACATGGCTCCTCGTAGTAGCGCTAGGAGCACATTACGCAGCACTCAAGGATCCTGATAATCAGATGAGTCCTCAGTACCGGCAACTTTCCCGGGATCTTATTACTGTTATCGAGACAAAGTTCTTGCAGATTGTTGGATGCCAGACTGTAGAGACTGTTCAAATATGTATCTTGCTTGGGAGCTTCATATTTTACACGCGGCCGACAACCGGACTAGGTATTTGTGGCATGGGAGTCAAGATCGCCCAGGTCATTGGTTTACACCGAGAGAGCTTCTGGAAAGAGGCGTCTCAGCTAGCGCGAGAAGTTAAGCGACGCACTTGGTGGACATTGGAAGTTTTTGACAA ATATGCCGCCGTTGCGTTCGGGCGCCCCTGTATTATTGACGACTCTGACTGCCAAGTCGAGATGATCTCCGATATTGACATCGATGGCCAAACGCATGTCCCTGCTAGACCCCTGATCCTCTATCACCAGCACAAGTTCCGCCTCTATAGAATTATGGGTGCATTCCTCGGACGGAAGAGACAAAGTAATAGGTTTGAGTCGATTGAAACAATACACCACCGTATGCTACAGTGGCGCCACGAACTGCCCGACGTCCTAACTCTCAGCGGCCAAGCGCAATCCATGGACCCAAGTGTAGTTAAACCAACTGAGATCCACGCCCTTAGTCTACAGCTCACCTACGACAACCTACAGATTATTTTGCATCGCACAGCCGTCTTCAGCAACATCGACGACATCTCTATGTCACCAAAAAACATCACTTCTCTGCAGCAGATCTTCACCTCAGCCATGGATACATCTGAACTGTCCCAACATCCCCAGATTCTAGACGCTTGCAGAAGAACTCATGCCGATGCACATGTTGGCATGACCATGTTTACAGCTGGAGTTGTTCTTTGCGCTGTCTGCCTGTCGCAGCCTCTCACGGAAATGGGTTCGCGAGCAAAAACAGGTGTCATGCATATCACGCGCATGTGTCGAGAGACGACAGCTGGTCTTTATAGCGGCCAGCTTATCTCAGAACAGAGTCTGGGTATCATTGATAGTCTTGTCGAGGTTATGCTGCGGCAGGAGACGGATTTAATCACCGGAAGAACGAGTTATCCAGGCCTTCATACCGCTCCTACCAATAGGGGTACAGTATCATCTAACCGAAGCTCCTCGGCAGCAAGCAGAACAATAGCACTCACACCAAGTACGACTATAACTGGTCCAAGCGAGTCTAGAGTCGAGCGAGGTTTGGAGCCGATTCAAGAAG TCTTTAGGCAGCACATTCCCACGCCGACTACAGCAAGAAACATACTGCCACAGACCGCTGTCTCTAGTAATCACGAGTCAGATGGGGATCAAGGGAATGTGGGCACATTCAATTGGGACGGCGACATGTCCGCCCTCGTGGATTCGGGGCTAGTGGATGCAACTCAGCTATGGCTTTGGGCGGATAGCCTGGACTTTGACTCGTTCAATGAACAGCCTGAAAAACAACTGCAATAA
- a CDS encoding chaperonin 10-like protein, giving the protein MSSTTETLNRSAVLPHLKAHPMIITSSSVPVPTGNEILIRVRAVAINPADHAVQKLGIVIKPEFYPYTNGTDVSGEVVSVGPDQVRFKPRDRVVGHAMAWQKGENKYGAFQDYSIMVEPMVAKIPYHIPFKEAAVLPMGLATSSAMLFSPTLMGLDLPMAGTEMNSKGKVVVVWGGSSSVGSNAIQTAKAAGYIIAATASEHNHGLMREMNVDYVFDYKKDGIAEEIINTLSGIGDLAGVYCAVYSDTAIMACATIADRLQGKKCLGTILPPGLPVPGTIPDGVQVLINDHVIPGSTETGKRIWVDWLPGALEDGTMKCMPHPEVVGKGLEKIQDAVDAIGKGVSGKKLVVEL; this is encoded by the coding sequence ATGTCTTCAACTACAGAAACGCTGAATCGATCTGCGGTACTGCCTCACCTAAAGGCTCATCCCATGATCATTACCTCCTCATCAGTTCCTGTTCCAACTGGGAATGAGATACTGATTCGTGTACGAGCCGTTGCTATCAACCCAGCCGATCACGCTGTTCAAAAGCTCGGCATTGTCATCAAACCCGAGTTCTACCCTTACACCAACGGTACCGATGTGTCTGGAGAAGTCGTCTCTGTTGGGCCTGATCAGGTGAGGTTCAAGCCTAGAGACCGTGTAGTGGGCCATGCGATGGCATGGCAGAAAGGCGAGAACAAGTATGGGGCCTTCCAAGATTACTCGATCATGGTTGAGCCTATGGTAGCCAAGATCCCATATCACATACCTTTCAAGGAAGCAGCAGTTCTTCCGATGGGTCTCGCGACATCATCTGCTATGCTGTTCAGTCCAACTTTGATGGGCCTAGATCTACCCATGGCTGGAACCGAGATGAACTCCAAGGGGAAAGTCGTGGTAGTTTGGGGAGGTAGCTCAAGTGTTGGGTCGAATGCCATCCAGACTGCGAAAGCAGCTGGATATATCATTGCGGCTACGGCGAGCGAGCATAACCACGGGTTAATGAGAGAGATGAACGTGGACTATGTCTTTGACTACAAGAAAGATGGCATTGCGGAAGAGATTATAAACACTTTGAGCGGCATCGGCGATCTTGCAGGAGTTTACTGTGCTGTATATTCGGATACTGCCATTATGGCTTGTGCGACAATTGCAGACAGACTTCAGGGAAAGAAATGTCTGGGAACTATACTTCCTCCTGGTTTGCCGGTCCCTGGAACGATACCAGACGGCGTGCAAGTTTTAATCAATGACCATGTTATTCCAGGATCGACCGAGACTGGGAAAAGAATATGGGTTGATTGGCTTCCAGGAGCTCTCGAAGATGGGACCATGAAGTGTATGCCCCATCCTGAGGTTGTTGGCAAAGGGCTTGAGAAAATCCAGGACGCTGTAGATGCGATTGGCAAAGGCGTGAGTGGAAAGAAGCTAGTAGTTGAGCTTTAG
- a CDS encoding SNF2 family N-terminal domain-containing protein, translating into MDVDDQDTARACKRIRLQSPEPDVYENFGDILLSDSELFPQLTCDSGFSASILEPTKESKDESRLEIVGEALVAETIRDVCLGMIPLKATSSFFKNRKESEATVNLRQCGAILTLCTADTGAYAGIVTEVFPLELLDRPSVKLSALLTAPAALRIIMFSHIEEAAEIGALLSNNDLFLQHPSPRDIEYFELEAEYFNPHYLVIPGSRMPQMEDLAIEYNDSTSDPSLTLDEQKKGQLMGVFDTAADLSIRPTTDPSPRLQTSLKDYQLKALTVMSEKECTNVESPQSPSLWVARDAFTGGDREYRHRITGHRVDVPPVCAGGILADEMGLGKTLCVLSLICWSLDLLRDTEAQGNGSEPSTTLVVIPKSMIPGWQVQIKNHIVPGQIRGALYHGTGRQSLAKHFRNNDIVLTTYQTLRSEWANKGPLFTEQWFRVVLDEAHRIGNRSTQVFQAACELRSSRRWCLTGTPIVNSIDNYGALLAFVQMEPLVAKARFDRWISNPIRDNVQEGLRQLRILVEATCLRRTKSSISQALPPLTIREEKVSLHPYDRALYDFFESEAAKNAADSSNNYPDNPSETGREKKNVLSLIHNLRRICDHGEDLLSVSDTEAWRMRRGQGPDLQTIHYSGTQQLGTNYSVDSYCKASPSAKVQRLIHKIRLEQTNNVAGSATPPVKSVVFSYWTKMLDLVQSALLQASFLCERIDGQYSIKQREKALSRFANDPCCTVMLATIGSGGEGIDLTSANNVHLVEPHWNPMAEEQAIARVHRIGQQRHVTAIKYITPDSIEEKYVQNIQVKKTQLIQDTWSVNNDSSGNGMDNETSSKLEKWLAQRSEM; encoded by the exons ATGGATGTGGACGATCAGGACACGGCACGAGCCTGTAAAAGGATACGCCTGCAATCCCCAGAGCCAGACGTTTATGAGAATTTCGGAGACATTCTCTTGTCAGACTCTGAATTGTTTCCTCAGCTCACGTGCGACAGCGGTTTCTCGGCCAGCATCTTAGAGCCTAcaaaagaaagtaaagaTGAATCTAGACTTGAGATCGTAGGCGAAGCACTGGTCGCAGAGACAATTCGCGATGTCTGCCTCGGAATG ATACCCTTGAAAGCCACATCGTCATTCTTTAAGAATCGAAAAGAGTCAGAAGCTACAGTCAACCTGCGACAGTGTGGCGCTATCTTGACGCTCTGTACGGCAGACACGGGTGCATATGCCGGCATCGTCACGGAGGTGTTTCCGTTAGAGTTGCTCGACCGCCCTTCGGTAAAGCTAAGCGCTCTGTTAACTGCCCCAGCAGCTCTTCGCATCATAATGTTCAGCCATATTGAAGAAGCAGCGGAGATTGGAGCTCTCTTATCTAATAATGACCTTTTCCTTCAACATCCGTCACCTCGGGACATCGAATATTTTGAGCTGGAGGCGGAATACTTTAACCCGCATTATCTCGTTATTCCAGGGTCTCGCATGCCACAAATGGAAGACCTTGCTATCGAGTACAACGATAGTACATCAGATCCGTCTCTTACCTTGGACGAGCAGAAGAAAGGACAGTTGATGGGCGTTTTTGACACCGCAGCTGATCTTTCTATTCGACCGACGACCGATCCAAGCCCACGGCTACAGACCAGCCTAAAAGA CTATCAACTCAAAGCTCTTACGGTGATGAGCGAAAAGGAGTGTACCAACGTTGAAAGTCCCCAGAGTCCTTCGCTGTGGGTCGCACGCGATGCATTCACTGGGGGAGACAG AGAATACCGCCACAGAATAACGGGACATAGGGTCGATGTTCCGCCCGTTTGTGCCGGAGGAATCCTTGCTGAT GAAATGGGTCTCGGGAAAACCCTCTGCGTACTGTCCCTCATTTGCTGGTCTCTGGACTTGTTGAGGGACACAGAAGCTCAAGGGAATGGTTCTGAGCCTTCAACAACATTGGTTGTCATACCTAAGAGCA TGATTCCTGGCTGGCAAGTCCAGATCAAGAACCACATTGTCCCGGGTCAGATCCGTGGTGCCCTTTATCATGGTACTGGTAGACAAAGTCTTGCTAAGCATTTTCGAAACAATGATATTGTCTTGACAACATATCAGACCTTAAGGTCTGAGTGGGCTAACAAGGGTCCATTGTTCACAGAGCAATGGTTCCGCGTTGTTCTAGATGAAG CCCATCGTATCGGTAACAGGTCAACTCAAGTATTTCAGGCCGCATGTGAGCTCCGGTCATCGAGGCGCTGGTGTCTCACGGGAACTCCTATTGTGAATTCCATCGATAACTACGGAGCATTACTAGCGTTCGTTCAGATGGAGCCTCTCGTTGCAAAGGCCAGATTCGATCGTTGGATATCCAATCCGATTCGAGATAATGTACAAGAAGGCCTTCGACAGCTCCGGATTCTAGTTGAAGCAACGTGTCTCCGTCGGACGAAATCTAGCATTTCACAAGCACTCCCTCCTCTGACAATCCGCGAAGAAAAGGTTAGCTTGCATCCATATGACCGCGCTCTTTACGATTTCTTCGAAAGTGAAGCTGCCAAAAACGCTGCCGATTCTTCTAACAACTATCCCGACAACCCTTCAGAGACGGGTAGGGAAAAGAAGAATGTTTTATCTCTGATCCACAATCTTCGCCGAATTTGCGATCACGGAGAGGATCTCTTATCAGTTTCGGACACTGAAGCGTGGAGGATGCGGAGAGGTCAAGGTCCAGATTTGCAAACTATACACTACAGTGGTACACAACAACTTGGAACGAATTATAGTGTGGATTCATACTGCAAAGCATCGCCGTCTGCTAAGGTGCAAAGATTGATACACAAAATTCGATTAGAGCAAACGAACAACGTGGCAGGGTCGGCGACTCCACCGGTGAAAAG CGTGGTTTTCAGTTACTGGACTAAGATGCTCGATCTTGTTCAGAGCGCTCTTTTACAGGCTAGCTTCTTGTGCGAGAGAATTGATGGCCAGTACTCCATCAAGCAAAGAGAGAAGGCGCTGTCTAGATTTGCAAACGACCCTTGCTGTACTGTAATGCTGGCCACTATTGGGAGTGGCGGTGAAGG CATTGATCTAACCTCGGCTAATAATGTGCATCTTGTGGAGCCTCATTGGAACCCCATGGCCGAAGAGCAAGCGATCGCGCGTGTTCATCGAATCGGCCAGCAGCGGCACGTCACTGCCATCAAGTATATCACTCCAGACTCGATCGAGGAG AAGTATGTTCAAAACATTCAAGTTAAGAAAACACAGCTTATTCAGGACACATGGAGTGTCAATAACGACTCTAGTGGGAATGGTATGGACAATGAGACTTCAAGC AAGCTTGAGAAATGGCTCGCTCAGAGAAGTGAGATGTAA